The following nucleotide sequence is from Psychroflexus torquis ATCC 700755.
AGGCTTCACCCAAACTTATACCCCTGGGATTCGTACAAACTTTAAAGTAGCTCCAAATGTGAGTTTTAATTACCGCTACAGCATCACTAATAATGACCAAGGAAGCCGAGAGACCAAGTTTATAACAAACGCTCCTTCCATAGACTTCGACGCTTATATCTGGAAAAAGGTGACTTTCCGGACCAATTATTCTTATACCAACCAAGACCTCGGTAATGGTGAGTCACAGTCTTTCCAAAACTGGGATGCTAGCCTTTCTTACAGAAAAGATAGAGATGCTAAGTGGGAATACGAAATTAAAGCAACTAATCTTTTGGATATCGATTCTCAGGTTAGGAACAGCGCAAATAATATTTCTGTATTTAGCTCAGAAACCTTTATTCAGCCTAGATTTGTCACGTTTAGGTTTGTGTATACCTTGTAATATATAGAGTTAGCGGTTAAGACTCTGTTTTACCCAAAAAAAAGAGCAACTTATCAAGAATATCCTGAAATTGCTCTTTATTTAATTTGCTAATTAAGACCTCTATAAAACTATTTTTTCCACCTTAGAATTTATATCCAAGCAAAAATTGAAATCTGGTTGTTGTGCTGCTTAACTCTATATATTTAGAAATTCCAGTTCCTATTTCAGTTCTAACTTCGAAAGAATATCTCTTGTACGTTAGTCCGGTTCCAAATAGAACCCCTTGCTCATAGTTTCTTGTTAAAGGAAGAGCTCTTCCTTCAACTATGCTCACCCTGGAATTAAAAACAATTTCTTCTTTCAGATAATTAGTTTCACTTATTGAGAAGCCATTAGAAACACCCGCATTTACATAGATGAACATATTACCAACAGGGTATTTAAGACGTACTAAAGTGTTGAGTTTTATATAGGAATAAGCAAATTCTGTAGTCGTTGTGCTAAAATTATTCTCACCACTTAAAACCTCTTTAAACTGATTTTCAACATTATAACTAGAGTAAAATAACTCACTATTTATAGACCATTTGTGTTGATATTTAGGGAAGATCAAGTCTAAAAATATCCCTCCTGCAAAATTTACAGACTGTGGATAGTCTACACGAGTAAGCTCTGGAAATTCGGAACCACTTAATTTTAAAGAAGTTAAAGAGGCTCCAACGAGGGCACCCACTTCAATAATTAATTTCTTTCGTTCTTTCTGGAAAGTTATGTCAACGGATGTACATTCATTATAATATCTAAAGAGCCGGAATAAACTCCCCTCCGTATATGAGGTGTTCTTAAGCTTAGAGCTTATAGTGGGGCAATCTTTAAGATATAAAGTCAATTGACCTAGATATCTATTGTTTTCGACAATTACATTTTTACCAGTTGTTCCTTGTTCTTGTATATACTTTTTATGAACTAATAAATCAAACTTTCCATCTCTTTTTATGTAATAATTTTGTCGTGAGTCTTTGTTTTTATAGTAAAATAATTCTTTATCACCTCGAATTAAGACTTGCAGAAACGTCGTATCAATTTTAATATTTAGTTGTGTAGAAGTCTTAAGTTCATTGGTGCTTAGTTTTGTCACTTCTGTTTCTACAATTCCACTGGAATATATTTGATCTTCTACTCCAAATTCAATGATATCCAAAGGTTTATATGCCACTGGATTATTTATGGTATTAGATTTAAATTTTATTTCATCTGGTGTTTTATCCCAATCTCTAAAATCTATAGTTCCGTTAATGGTGTCTTTATTTTTCTTGATAATGTAGCCAGGAAGATAATTCTGTTGAGAATAGGATGGCGAAAATACAAGGGTTAATAATAATACCATTGTAAATTTTGTAAGCGTTTTCATACGTTTTTTAAATTATAGATTGTTTTTAGTTAATGTTGCAAAAGCCAAATTTTAGGTAATATGTAATAGTCATGGTTGAGAGTCCGATAATACAAAATTTGTTCTTTATTAATTTTTTTTGAATCAAATAACGTCTTTTACTCCACAGAATCATAGCTGATGATGCAGTTTTAATTCTATTTTTAAATTTAAAAGGCAAGTGTCCTGTGCCTTTTGCTCACCGAATCCTCGGAAAGTACAAGCCCAAAACTATTATCAATTTATCAACACAAGGTAGCAGATTAGCGAAGGCTTGACATAAACCTATAGTCTTGGCATAAGAACCAATTTTAAGGTGGCTTCATTTTTTATCGTTTGAAGTGTCTTGTCCTGAAATATGTTAAGATTAAAATCAATCTACGTGGTTAATTCATAGACTTTATTTAGTGTTAAGAAATTTAAAGAGACCTAGAATCTTATTTTACTGTACTATTTGACCGTTTATTTAATTACAGTAGCAAAAAAAAATTAAGATCCTTTATACAATATTTAAAAGGCAATCTGGGATGAAGTATTCTTTAGAATTATGGGTGACCGTTTAATGTTTTTGATAAATAAATTGCGGTTTTGCTGAGTTTGTTTTTGGCAACTTCGTTTGGAGTGCCTTCTGCTACCACTTTTCCACCTTTTTTTCCTGCTCCAGGACCTATGTCGATAACCCAATCACTTCCAGCAACTACCTGCATATCGTGTTCTACTACAATTACAGTATTCCCAGCATCCACCAATCTAGCCAATTGGAGTTGTAATTTTTCTACATCTGTTGGGTGTAAGCCCGTAGTGGGTTCATCTAAAATATAAAGTGTATTTCCCCGGCTTAGTCGTTGGAGTTCCGTAGCAAGTTTAATTCGCTGTGCTTCTCCGCCGGAAAGCTCAGTTGCTGGCTGGCCCAAACGTAAATAACCCAAACCTACTTCCTGCAACACCTTGAGGGGACGACTGACTCGGTCTTCTTTTTCAAAAAACACGGCTGCTTTATCTACGGTCATGTCAAGAACTTGGTTGATATTTTTTTCGTGATACGTAACTTCCAAGGTTTCGGGATTATACCGCGCACCTTCACAAACTGGACAGGGCGCATAGACACTTGGTAAAAAGAGTAGTTCAACCATCACAAAACCTTCACCATCACAATTGGGACAACGACCTTTACCCACATTAAATGAAAAGCGACCGGCATTATAGTGGCGTGCTTTTGCTAATTTTGTTGAAGCAAATAATTTCCGTACAACATCAAACAAGCCAGTATAGGTTGCCAGATTAGAGCGCGGTGTTCTCCCAATGGGTTTCTGATTGACCACCACCATGCGTTTGATACCTTCTGAACCCGCGATGATTTCTCCACCTAGCGTCTCTACGGTATCTTTTTGTAAGACCTCTTCGTCTTCTTCTTTAAAAAGGCCCTTTCCTAATTTTATGGACATTAATTCAACTAATACTTGACTCACTAAGCTGCTTTTGCCTGAGCCTGAAACTCCAGTGACACTCGTTAGAACTCCTAAAGGAAATGATACTCCAAGATCTGTTAAATTATTTCTGGTTACTCCACTTAATTTCAACCAGCTACTAGGCTTTCGGGGTGTGGTCTTTTTAAAAGGCAGATCATTAAAAAGATGTTCTCTGGTTTTGGACCGTTTACTGTCTTTTAAACCGGCCGGTGGTCCACTGTATAAAATTTCACCACCACCTTCGCCAGCATCCGGACCTACATCTACAATCCAGTCGGCATGACGAATCACATCTAACTCATGTTCAACAACAAATAGTGAATTACCAGAAGCTTTTAATCTATCCAGAGTTTTTAGTAAAGCTTCCGTGTCAGCAGGGTGCAATCCTGCAGAAGGCTCGTCTAATACATACACCACACCAAACAAATTACTCCGCACTTGGGTCGCTAGTCTTAACCGCTGATGTTCCCCTGGGGAAAGAGAAGGTGTGCTGCGCTCCAAGGATAAATAGCCTAAGCCCAATTCCAATAAAACAATGACTCTCGCCACTAGATCTTCGGCGATTCTTTGAGCTACTATTGCTTTTTCCTGATGCTGTTTGGTTAATTTAAGCAAAGCAGGCGCCTTGCCATCACCATAAGGAGCAAAAATAGAAAGTAATTTCTCTAGAGGTAATCTCGAAATGTCGGCAATATCATAACCAGCAAAAGTCACAGAAAGCGATTCGCGACGTAAACGTTTACCCTTACAGGAATCGCATTCGCTACTGATCATGTACTGCAACACACGTTTTTTCATCAACGTACTTTGCGTATTTGCAAAAGTGTGCAGAACATGTCTTTTCGCACCCGTATACGTGCCCTTATAACTAGGTTCAGTTTTACTTTTGATGGCAAGTTTTACGTCGTCTCGGCTTAAGTCACGATATACAGGTACCTGTGGGCGTTCGTTTGTAAATAAGATCCAGTCGCGATCTTTTTTGGGAAGATCTTTCCAAGGGATATCCACATTATAGCCGAGAGTGGTCAAAATGTCGCGAAGGTTTTTCCCTTGCCAAGCTGGGGGCCATGCCGCTATGGCTTTTTCTCTTATCGTTAAGGAATCATCGGGGACCATGCTTTTTTCAGTGACTTGGTGTATTTCACCCAATCCATGGCATTTAGGGCAAACTCCTTCTGGTGTGTTGGTTGAAAATGAATCAGCATATAAAAGAGGCTGTCCGTCTGGATAATCACCAGCACGGGAATATAACATGCGTAACAAGTTAGACAATGTAGTCACGGAGCCAACTGAGGATCGCGTAGTGCCTGAACCTCTTTGCTGCTGTAGAGCAACGGCTGGGGGAAGACCTTCGATTTTGTCGACTTCTGGGATAGGCATTTGATGGAAAAGTCGGCGGGCGTACGGCGAAACAGACTCAAGATACCTCCGCTCAGCTTCGGCATACAGAGTGCCAAAAGCAAGCGATGACTTACCTGATCCTGAAACCCCGGTAAATACGACTAATGCATCGCGGGGAATATCTAAAGTTACATTCTTAAGATTATGTTGGCGTGCTCCATGTATACCTACAAAGCCCTGTTTTTGTGTCTTATTTTCATTCGGTTGTCCCATGCGCGTCCTAGATCAAAAAATATACCAAGACCTTACTTATAGCATTCAAGTTTAGAGGTCATTTATTCTAATGATTAAGGGTCTTGTTCTTACGGAGACAAACACTTTATAGGCTAAGCACAGATCCGAATTTTTAAATTTTCTCAATAATCCAAATTTAAAAATTTGATGATCTTCGTAAACACACCTTAGACTTTAAATATGTTACTTTTCGTCTTATTTGTTATAGCCATTGTTGTGCTTTCGTTCCTGTTCCAGTTGCTTTTTTAGTTTATCAGGATCTTGTCTTGTTCGAAAAGAGTGATGGTTTCAATTTCTTCTTTACCAAAATTTACTCGGTAGAAAAGGTCGTTTGATTTGTGACATCGCAGTTATAGATTCCTCCAAATTCCATCGATTTTTGACAACCTTCAGGATACTTCGAAATCTGTTCGATTTTTGTAGTCAATTATTCTAAAAAATCCTTCTAACCTTATAACTCCATTCCTGCAATAAATATTCGATGAGTCTTTTGGTTTTGTGTTCGGCAAGTTCCCAAATGAAAACCTCCATCAAGAAATCTTTTTGAGAATCTCCTTATATGAAGTCCTTTTTATATAATCTAACTGCTCAATTCCCTTTTTAATTTTCGCTTGCTCATATTTAGTCAATTCTTTCCAAAAGTCTGATTTTTCATTATTAATCAAAGCCGTTATTCTTTTGATAAAGTTGTTATTGTCTATATTTAATATCAGCTTGACAAGTTCTATTTTGAATGTATTATTGTCCATTTTCATAACTTTATTTCAAACTCACATTTCTAGAGGAATTTTATGAATGAAGCATAACGGTTTTGACCTACACAGCGGTCTAGTTTAAAACTAGTATTTGTTTTTCGAAGATAATAATAGTTTTATTCAGTTTGAACGATAATTCGAAGCGCAGACCTGCACTGGGTTGTAACGCGTGTTATACTCATAATCGCTTTGTGTTCCATCTAATAATTTCAGTT
It contains:
- the uvrA gene encoding excinuclease ABC subunit UvrA; this translates as MGQPNENKTQKQGFVGIHGARQHNLKNVTLDIPRDALVVFTGVSGSGKSSLAFGTLYAEAERRYLESVSPYARRLFHQMPIPEVDKIEGLPPAVALQQQRGSGTTRSSVGSVTTLSNLLRMLYSRAGDYPDGQPLLYADSFSTNTPEGVCPKCHGLGEIHQVTEKSMVPDDSLTIREKAIAAWPPAWQGKNLRDILTTLGYNVDIPWKDLPKKDRDWILFTNERPQVPVYRDLSRDDVKLAIKSKTEPSYKGTYTGAKRHVLHTFANTQSTLMKKRVLQYMISSECDSCKGKRLRRESLSVTFAGYDIADISRLPLEKLLSIFAPYGDGKAPALLKLTKQHQEKAIVAQRIAEDLVARVIVLLELGLGYLSLERSTPSLSPGEHQRLRLATQVRSNLFGVVYVLDEPSAGLHPADTEALLKTLDRLKASGNSLFVVEHELDVIRHADWIVDVGPDAGEGGGEILYSGPPAGLKDSKRSKTREHLFNDLPFKKTTPRKPSSWLKLSGVTRNNLTDLGVSFPLGVLTSVTGVSGSGKSSLVSQVLVELMSIKLGKGLFKEEDEEVLQKDTVETLGGEIIAGSEGIKRMVVVNQKPIGRTPRSNLATYTGLFDVVRKLFASTKLAKARHYNAGRFSFNVGKGRCPNCDGEGFVMVELLFLPSVYAPCPVCEGARYNPETLEVTYHEKNINQVLDMTVDKAAVFFEKEDRVSRPLKVLQEVGLGYLRLGQPATELSGGEAQRIKLATELQRLSRGNTLYILDEPTTGLHPTDVEKLQLQLARLVDAGNTVIVVEHDMQVVAGSDWVIDIGPGAGKKGGKVVAEGTPNEVAKNKLSKTAIYLSKTLNGHP